One stretch of Theropithecus gelada isolate Dixy chromosome 12, Tgel_1.0, whole genome shotgun sequence DNA includes these proteins:
- the TEX44 gene encoding testis-expressed protein 44: MTPGEPSGEAGSTSSPTHGTPGSPLGSVADSVSKDSPAGGPQGQVPLTTDVLAVSSSAASTDQQDIDQASLKTATPEAMSTSGDKDKGAVVPEHGQKTPRKITPLLPSQNPSPLQTSMSLENPTWDRQVQDTRTSQSLVVFPSHLLGKDKTSQMASVPEREPGSAPLAPSAEPQFPQHTEAQPVRSDADHITAGVNGQHGPQAASTTKAAEEKAEHPKAPYPEAEALPSDESPVAMGANVVDGLGDLQAWFFPPPPAGSVSPSPGPHEVALGRRPLDPSLYMASEENGYMCSMTSLLGRGEGSISSLADILVWSETTMGMAIATGFLDSGHSTVADLLHSSGPRLRSVPSLLGSVSSAFSSGLMSGTGSALRTLTHVLETVEQRTVEGIRSAVRYLTSHLTPRRFQADPNYD, translated from the coding sequence ATGACCCCAGGAGAGCCCTCGGGAGAGGCCGGCTCCACCAGCAGCCCCACACATGGCACTCCCGGGTCCCCCCTGGGCAGCGTGGCTGACAGCGTGTCTAAGGACAGCCCAGCAGGAGGGCCCCAAGGTCAGGTCCCACTCACAACAGATGTCTTGGCGGTGAGCAGCTCTGCCGCATCCACCGACCAGCAGGATATAGATCAGGCCTCCCTCAAGACGGCCACCCCCGAGGCCATGTCAACATCTGGAGACAAAGACAAGGGTGCAGTTGTTCCAGAACACGGCCAGAAGACACCTAGAAAAATcacacctctgcttcccagccaAAACCCAAGTCCCCTGCAAACATCTATGAGCCTTGAGAATCCAACGTGGGACAGGCAGGTTCAAGACACAAGGACAAGTCAGAGTCTAGTGGTTTTCCCAAGTCACCTCCTGGGTAAGGACAAGACGTCACAAATGGCGAGTGTTCCTGAGAGAGAGCCGGGGTCAGCCCCCTTGGCCCCCAGTGCTGAGCCACAGTTCCCCCAGCACACGGAGGCTCAGCCCGTCAGGAGTGATGCTGACCACATCACCGCAGGTGTCAATGGCCAGCATGGCCCTCAGGCTGCCAGCACCACTAAGGCTGCTGAGGAGAAAGCTGAGCATCCAAAGGCCCCATACCCTGAAGCTGAAGCTTTGCCATCTGATGAGTCCCCAGTGGCAATGGGGGCAAATGTGGTGGATGGCTTAGGAGACCTGCAGGCTTGGTTCTTCCCTCCACCTCCAGCAGGCAGTGTGTCCCCGTCGCCTGGCCCCCACGAGGTGGCCCTGGGGAGGAGGCCCCTGGACCCCAGCCTGTACATGGCCAGTGAGGAGAATGGCTACATGTGCTCCATGACCAGTCTGCTGGGCAGGGGCGAGGGCTCCATCAGCTCCCTGGCAGACATCCTGGTGTGGTCCGAGACCACCATGGGCATGGCCATAGCCACAGGCTTCCTGGACTCCGGCCACAGCACCGTGGCAGATCTGCTGCACAGCTCGGGGCCCAGATTGCGCTCGGTCCCCAGCCTGCTGGGAAGCGTCAGCTCAGCCTTCTCCTCCGGGCTGATGTCAGGGACTGGCTCAGCCCTGCGCACCCTCACCCATGTGCTGGAGACAGTGGAGCAGAGGACGGTGGAGGGCATCCGCTCGGCCGTGCGCTACCTGACCAGCCACCTCACCCCACGCCGGTTCCAGGCTGACCCCAACTATGATTAG